Proteins from a genomic interval of Brachybacterium vulturis:
- a CDS encoding type II toxin-antitoxin system PemK/MazF family toxin, producing MPTILAPPLPRVARNAPEASTMSLIPRFLRTALRSPAARRGVRDLGRAALRAVRRSAQDDQRPHGASAADTGLGEGSPALADRRTGGPPALAYAPHADGRPDPGEVVWSWVPFEEDITQGKDRPVLVIAEEDAGRGGSDGSGTVLVALMLTSRDRTAPGMTVTDQHGSTWVDIGAGDWDRRGRPSEVRADRLLRLSPEAVRREGGRLDRQRYDRVAAAVREVHGW from the coding sequence ATGCCTACCATTCTCGCACCACCCCTGCCCCGTGTGGCGCGGAACGCCCCGGAAGCGAGCACCATGTCCCTGATCCCCCGATTCCTCCGCACCGCCCTGCGCTCCCCCGCCGCCCGCCGCGGCGTGCGGGACCTCGGTCGTGCCGCGCTCCGCGCGGTGAGGCGGAGCGCGCAGGACGACCAGCGGCCGCACGGCGCCTCCGCAGCCGATACCGGCCTCGGCGAGGGCTCCCCCGCTCTCGCCGACCGCCGCACCGGTGGCCCGCCGGCCCTCGCCTATGCGCCGCATGCCGACGGCCGCCCCGATCCGGGCGAGGTCGTCTGGTCCTGGGTGCCCTTCGAGGAGGACATCACCCAGGGCAAGGACCGCCCCGTGCTGGTGATCGCGGAGGAGGACGCCGGTCGGGGCGGCTCCGACGGCTCCGGCACGGTCCTGGTCGCGCTCATGCTCACCTCCCGCGATCGCACCGCGCCGGGCATGACCGTCACGGACCAGCACGGCTCGACCTGGGTGGACATCGGCGCCGGGGACTGGGACCGCCGGGGGCGCCCTTCCGAGGTGCGCGCCGACCGGCTGCTGCGGCTGTCGCCCGAGGCGGTGCGCCGCGAGGGCGGGCGCCTGGACCGACAGCGGTACGACCGGGTGGCCGCCGCGGTGCGGGAGGTGCACGGCTGGTGA
- a CDS encoding M23 family metallopeptidase: MSSGGPLVLALPFRGRWKVQNSPADRVPSHGTAQFALAHSIDLVPVDEHGRTAPFGLRSLVLPEPPEAFPGFGREALSPVDGVIHSLLDSLDDHHAGRGLPSIGFALTQRRRAAAGWTALAGNHVILRARHRGTEVYVALCHLRRGSVTVRPGQEIRVGAPLGSCGNSGNSTEPHLHLQAMSAADPSVARAVPFTLPDGLPRGGQVVDGG; encoded by the coding sequence ATGAGCAGCGGGGGCCCGCTCGTGCTCGCACTCCCGTTCCGCGGGCGGTGGAAGGTCCAGAACTCTCCGGCGGATCGCGTGCCGAGCCATGGGACCGCGCAGTTCGCCCTCGCCCACTCGATCGATCTCGTCCCGGTCGACGAGCACGGCCGCACCGCGCCCTTCGGCCTCAGGAGCCTGGTGCTGCCCGAGCCGCCCGAGGCCTTCCCCGGATTCGGGCGGGAGGCGCTGAGCCCCGTGGACGGCGTGATCCACAGCCTCCTCGACAGCCTGGACGATCACCACGCCGGCCGGGGGCTCCCCTCGATCGGCTTTGCCCTCACCCAGCGACGCCGGGCCGCGGCGGGATGGACGGCGCTCGCGGGGAACCACGTGATCCTGCGCGCCCGCCACCGGGGCACCGAGGTGTACGTGGCGCTGTGCCACCTCCGTCGAGGGAGCGTCACCGTGCGTCCGGGGCAGGAGATCCGCGTCGGAGCGCCCCTCGGCAGCTGCGGCAATTCCGGCAACAGCACCGAGCCCCACCTCCACCTGCAGGCGATGAGCGCGGCGGACCCGTCGGTCGCCCGCGCCGTGCCCTTCACGCTGCCCGACGGGCTGCCCCGGGGCGGGCAGGTCGTGGACGGGGGCTGA
- a CDS encoding vitamin K epoxide reductase family protein: MNENPTTDPAGADDVHDEAALLAEIDAELAAERSAKPRAGQRVTGLVLLIGALVGWIGSLELQVGKEFLLANPGASLACDVNPFISCGNVMMTWQSSALGIPNMAIGLGGFAIMGAIGALMASGTRLPTWCRWARLGGITFAFGYVHFLAISTIFVIGALCPWCMVIWTVTAPMFFATLAHTIESGELRIPAPLANLLRRWVVLTLGWYLLVIVVIALAFRQQWLVMLGLG; this comes from the coding sequence ATGAACGAGAACCCCACCACGGACCCGGCAGGCGCGGATGACGTGCACGACGAGGCGGCGCTGCTGGCCGAGATCGACGCCGAGCTGGCCGCCGAGCGCTCCGCGAAGCCGCGTGCCGGGCAGCGGGTTACCGGACTGGTGCTGCTGATCGGCGCATTGGTCGGCTGGATCGGCTCGCTCGAGCTGCAGGTCGGCAAGGAGTTCCTGCTCGCGAACCCGGGCGCCAGCCTGGCCTGCGATGTGAACCCCTTCATCTCCTGCGGCAATGTGATGATGACCTGGCAGTCCTCGGCACTGGGCATCCCGAACATGGCGATCGGGCTGGGCGGCTTCGCGATCATGGGCGCGATCGGTGCGCTGATGGCCTCCGGAACCCGGCTGCCCACCTGGTGCCGCTGGGCCCGGCTGGGCGGGATCACCTTCGCCTTCGGCTATGTGCACTTCCTGGCGATCTCCACGATCTTCGTGATCGGTGCGCTGTGCCCGTGGTGCATGGTGATCTGGACGGTCACGGCCCCGATGTTCTTCGCCACCCTGGCCCACACCATCGAGAGCGGCGAGCTGCGGATCCCGGCGCCGCTGGCGAACCTGCTGCGCCGCTGGGTGGTGCTCACTCTGGGGTGGTACCTGCTGGTGATCGTCGTGATCGCGCTCGCGTTCCGGCAGCAGTGGCTGGTGATGCTGGGACTCGGATGA
- the holA gene encoding DNA polymerase III subunit delta, translated as MSDVEWHSVALAPIVLVHGTETLIADRAVQRLRGLAREADPTVEVHDLTGDAAGPGALAQVASPSLFGEPRFVVVPELQSAPDTLVLELLDYLRAPEQDVTLVLVHRGGNRGKKLLDALKKAGVPRVDASPVKRAGDKQSFVAAEFARAQRRIQPEALIALVDAFGTDLAELAAISRQLIEDSTPEPGEQAPQVSVADVHALTAGRVESTAFAVADAAIAGREQDALQLLQQAQLAGADPVPIVAAIASKMRSLAKVTAPEASARTLGMPDWMLRSLGREARHWNDRSLARALEAVARADHEVKGAGRDARWSVQRMVMGICRARRAH; from the coding sequence GTGAGCGATGTCGAGTGGCACAGCGTCGCCCTCGCACCGATCGTGCTGGTCCACGGCACCGAGACCCTGATCGCCGACCGCGCCGTCCAGCGCCTGCGCGGCCTCGCCCGCGAGGCCGATCCCACGGTGGAGGTCCATGACCTCACCGGGGACGCCGCCGGCCCCGGGGCGCTGGCCCAGGTGGCGAGCCCGTCCTTGTTCGGCGAGCCCCGCTTCGTGGTGGTGCCCGAGCTGCAGTCGGCCCCGGACACCCTGGTCCTCGAGCTGCTGGACTACCTCAGAGCCCCGGAGCAGGACGTCACCCTGGTGCTCGTCCACCGCGGCGGCAACCGCGGCAAGAAGCTGCTGGACGCGCTGAAGAAGGCCGGCGTGCCGCGGGTCGATGCGAGCCCCGTCAAGCGCGCAGGTGACAAGCAGAGCTTCGTGGCCGCAGAGTTCGCGCGGGCGCAGCGCCGCATCCAGCCCGAGGCGCTGATCGCGCTCGTCGACGCCTTCGGGACCGACCTGGCCGAGCTCGCCGCGATCAGCCGGCAGCTGATCGAGGACAGCACCCCGGAGCCCGGTGAGCAGGCCCCGCAGGTGTCCGTGGCCGATGTCCACGCGCTGACCGCCGGCCGGGTCGAATCCACCGCCTTCGCCGTGGCGGACGCCGCGATCGCCGGTCGCGAGCAGGACGCCCTGCAGCTGCTCCAGCAGGCGCAGCTCGCCGGTGCCGACCCCGTCCCCATCGTCGCCGCGATCGCCTCCAAGATGCGGTCCCTGGCGAAGGTCACCGCCCCTGAGGCCAGCGCCCGCACCCTCGGCATGCCCGACTGGATGCTGCGCAGCCTCGGCCGCGAGGCCAGGCACTGGAACGACCGCTCGCTGGCCCGGGCGCTCGAGGCGGTGGCCCGTGCCGACCATGAGGTCAAGGGCGCCGGGCGCGACGCCCGGTGGTCGGTGCAGCGCATGGTGATGGGCATCTGCCGCGCCCGCCGCGCGCACTGA
- the rpsT gene encoding 30S ribosomal protein S20 has product MANIKSQIKRNKTNEKARLRNRIVKSELKTYTRKVKAAVSTGDADVAGEALKSASRKLDKAVSKGVIHQNQAANRKSGLAKLVAGVSK; this is encoded by the coding sequence GTGGCAAACATCAAGTCCCAGATCAAGCGGAACAAGACGAACGAGAAGGCGCGCCTGCGCAATCGCATCGTCAAGTCCGAGCTCAAGACCTACACCCGCAAGGTGAAGGCCGCGGTCTCCACCGGCGATGCCGACGTCGCGGGCGAGGCGCTCAAGTCCGCCTCGCGCAAGCTCGACAAGGCCGTCTCCAAGGGCGTCATCCACCAGAACCAGGCCGCGAACCGCAAGTCCGGTCTCGCGAAGCTGGTCGCCGGCGTCAGCAAGTGA
- a CDS encoding alpha-E domain-containing protein, with translation MMLSRIADAMFWIGRYVERADQTARILDVTLQTITEDTPEDLPAACAAVYQIFGVEQVQDEDCTVQRVLDRLVTDRMNPSSVAGALLTARENARGVREALSTEVWESLNTTTLGLPRGVRPSRMHGAFQFAKDRCAVVNGLVDSSMTRDEAWLFLRIGQLLERVDMLARNLQDHDLEDSSSAGTVMLLRSCSAHEAYIRTYRGRVRSYRAIEFLLLDSIFPRSAVHCLSELDEALETLAKLHGNSFDRLGAAEPGRRIVGRALASLRFRALDDIIADFDEEMEQLQMVTGAVTRALGTTYFHPAH, from the coding sequence ATGATGCTCAGTAGGATCGCCGACGCGATGTTCTGGATCGGTCGGTACGTCGAACGCGCCGACCAGACCGCCCGGATCCTCGACGTGACGCTGCAGACCATCACCGAGGACACCCCGGAGGACCTCCCCGCGGCCTGCGCCGCCGTCTACCAGATCTTCGGGGTGGAGCAGGTCCAGGACGAGGACTGCACGGTCCAGCGGGTGCTGGACCGCCTGGTCACCGACCGGATGAACCCGTCGTCCGTGGCCGGTGCGCTGCTCACCGCACGGGAGAACGCCCGAGGCGTGCGCGAGGCGCTCTCGACCGAGGTGTGGGAATCGCTGAACACCACCACGCTCGGGCTGCCGCGCGGGGTGCGCCCCTCCCGCATGCACGGCGCCTTCCAGTTCGCCAAGGACCGCTGCGCCGTGGTCAATGGCCTGGTGGATTCGTCGATGACCCGTGACGAGGCCTGGCTGTTCCTGCGCATCGGGCAGCTGCTCGAACGGGTCGACATGCTGGCCCGCAACCTGCAGGACCACGACCTGGAGGACTCCTCCTCCGCAGGGACCGTGATGCTGCTGCGGTCGTGCAGCGCGCACGAGGCATATATCCGCACCTACCGGGGACGCGTCCGCTCCTACCGGGCGATCGAGTTCCTGCTGCTGGACTCGATCTTCCCCCGTTCGGCGGTGCACTGTCTCAGCGAGCTCGACGAGGCGCTCGAGACCCTCGCCAAGCTCCACGGCAACAGCTTCGACCGCCTCGGCGCGGCCGAACCCGGCCGGAGGATCGTCGGCCGCGCCCTGGCCAGCCTGCGGTTCCGTGCGCTGGACGACATCATCGCCGACTTCGACGAGGAGATGGAGCAGCTGCAGATGGTCACCGGCGCCGTCACCCGGGCACTGGGCACCACCTACTTCCACCCGGCGCACTGA
- a CDS encoding circularly permuted type 2 ATP-grasp protein, protein MSATSLFHSARTGAGGDEMFAPDGTVRPTYRALHDALAGLGPEEFRSRSESLARSYLDQGITFDHAGEERPFPIDAIPRVIAAEEWARVSAGISQRVRALERFLDDLYNDQSAIADGVIPAELVTSSTYVVDQMRGYTPPNGVRIHISGIDLVRDGDGEFRVLEDNVRTPSGVSYVLSNRRAMAQGFPELFADRPVRRVGEYPGRLLAALQAAAPDIADEEATVVVLTPGRFNSAYFEHSLLARTMGVDLVEASDLVERNERIYMRTTAGLRRVDVIYKRTDDDFIDPEVFRPDSMLGVPGLVRAVLAGNVVVANGIGNGIGDDKLTYTYVPDLIRYYLAEEPILPNVDTWRLEEPESRAEVLERLEELVVKPVDGSGGKGIVIGPAATTEELDELRARLQADPRGWIAQPVVQLSTIPTLVEEGPEPRHVDLRPFALNSGDDVWVLPGGLTRVALPRGEMIVNSSRGGGSKDTWVLAAERSADTGPASSSSQTQETRDEGIEDPTDDSYDEFEDVREEPVEERAPEPDPVTSAIPIIDVEEAPHDAQ, encoded by the coding sequence ATGTCTGCCACCTCGCTGTTCCACAGCGCCCGCACCGGTGCCGGAGGCGACGAGATGTTCGCGCCCGACGGCACGGTGCGGCCCACCTATCGCGCCCTGCACGACGCGCTGGCCGGACTCGGACCCGAGGAGTTCCGCTCCCGCTCGGAGTCGCTGGCCCGCAGCTACCTCGACCAGGGCATCACCTTCGACCATGCGGGAGAGGAGCGTCCCTTCCCGATCGACGCGATCCCGCGGGTGATCGCGGCCGAGGAATGGGCGCGCGTCTCCGCAGGCATCTCCCAGCGGGTGCGGGCCCTCGAGCGCTTCCTCGACGACCTCTACAACGACCAGTCGGCGATCGCCGACGGGGTGATCCCCGCGGAGCTGGTCACCTCCTCGACCTACGTGGTCGATCAGATGCGCGGCTACACCCCGCCCAACGGGGTGCGGATCCACATCTCCGGCATCGACCTGGTGCGTGACGGGGACGGGGAGTTCCGGGTGCTGGAGGACAACGTGCGCACGCCCAGCGGGGTCAGCTACGTGCTCTCGAACCGTCGCGCCATGGCGCAGGGCTTCCCGGAGCTGTTCGCCGACCGGCCGGTCCGCCGCGTCGGCGAGTACCCGGGACGGCTGCTGGCCGCACTGCAGGCCGCCGCGCCGGACATCGCCGACGAGGAGGCCACGGTGGTGGTGCTCACCCCGGGCCGCTTCAACAGCGCCTACTTCGAGCACTCCCTGCTGGCCCGCACCATGGGCGTGGACCTCGTCGAGGCCTCCGACCTGGTCGAGCGCAACGAGCGCATCTACATGCGCACCACCGCCGGGCTGCGGCGGGTGGACGTGATCTACAAGCGCACCGATGACGACTTCATCGACCCCGAGGTGTTCCGTCCGGACTCGATGCTGGGCGTGCCCGGTCTGGTGCGCGCGGTCCTCGCCGGCAACGTGGTGGTCGCCAACGGCATCGGCAACGGCATCGGGGACGACAAGCTCACCTACACCTATGTGCCCGATCTGATCCGCTACTACCTGGCCGAGGAGCCGATCCTGCCCAACGTCGACACCTGGCGCCTGGAGGAGCCGGAGTCCCGGGCGGAGGTGCTGGAACGGCTCGAGGAGCTGGTGGTCAAGCCCGTCGACGGCTCCGGCGGCAAGGGCATCGTCATCGGCCCCGCGGCCACCACCGAGGAGCTCGACGAGCTGCGGGCGCGGCTGCAGGCCGATCCTCGCGGCTGGATCGCCCAACCCGTGGTGCAGCTGTCCACGATCCCGACCCTGGTCGAAGAAGGGCCCGAGCCGCGTCATGTCGACCTGCGCCCCTTCGCGCTGAACAGCGGCGACGATGTCTGGGTGCTGCCCGGCGGGCTCACCCGGGTCGCGCTGCCCCGCGGCGAGATGATCGTGAACTCCTCCCGCGGCGGCGGCTCGAAGGACACCTGGGTGCTCGCCGCGGAGCGCAGCGCCGACACCGGCCCGGCCTCCTCGTCCTCGCAGACGCAGGAGACCCGCGACGAGGGGATCGAGGACCCCACCGACGACAGCTACGACGAGTTCGAGGACGTGCGCGAGGAACCGGTCGAGGAGCGGGCACCCGAGCCCGACCCGGTCACCTCCGCGATCCCGATCATCGACGTCGAGGAGGCACCCCATGATGCTCAGTAG
- a CDS encoding ComEC/Rec2 family competence protein, with product MTRADLRLLPGAACVWALAVLGITAGTEAAVAGAAVLAALALTAVTLTGSPRTARSILAHLGIVVLAGALLFPALQRHGSTDAAFELAEQEGLIMELTVVAAADPAPPGGGPSWAREGQQMTARTVRGPARVGRDAVVLPASLPVLVRASGASARDLARVRDGDLAHLRGRVAVSGSLVILRASQVRPAAQAGPSGAARSVRHSLRRQARQATSHLPSDEAALVRGMTLGDTRGMGEQTEEIMRRAGISHLVAVSGANIALVLAAVLGPLLLCGVRRRPRLLVAGIVLAGYVWLVGDEPSVQRAATMSVPLLAARFAGVRASPIAALALTVALWSVLDPVTAASIGFLLSALATAAILLAAPPLATALKELSGGRLGRTAALVLAVPLVAQLACTPVLILLTPEVSAWAVPVNILVGPLVGPSTVIGLLALVIGTVWPAAAALLWTLAAGGAHLVLLIARGADALPGSRIPVPAGATGVLLVLAVLLAVAIAVAARRLPLTRWVVAALLVAVLAPGAGRLLPLGTGPEWTLALCAVGQGDALLLRPHPDDGQDSTVLIDTGPDPAMLRRCLDRLQVREIDLLVLTHPHQDHTGGRAALTGRRTPQRQWICPLPGAAPESVPRVPTTVATTGEAWQRPELALRVLWPGSAEDARRASAAEHGGGEGDAANDCSIVLEALWGDGTRLVSLGDLEPTAQQELAALRPGPADIVKVAHHGSRFQHAPLYRQLDPALALVPVGQHNDFGHPTEEALGLLHAVGAQVLRTDVHGTVVLPADDAAAPRSVGPAR from the coding sequence ATGACCCGGGCCGATCTGCGCCTGCTCCCGGGCGCGGCCTGCGTATGGGCACTGGCGGTGCTCGGCATCACCGCAGGCACCGAAGCGGCCGTCGCCGGTGCTGCGGTGCTGGCTGCGCTCGCCCTGACCGCGGTCACGCTCACCGGGTCACCACGGACCGCCCGGAGCATCCTCGCCCACCTCGGCATCGTGGTGCTGGCCGGTGCACTGCTGTTCCCTGCCCTGCAGCGACATGGCAGCACGGACGCCGCCTTCGAGCTCGCGGAGCAGGAGGGTCTGATCATGGAGCTGACGGTCGTGGCGGCCGCGGACCCCGCACCTCCGGGCGGCGGACCGTCCTGGGCCCGCGAGGGTCAGCAGATGACGGCGCGGACGGTGCGCGGCCCGGCGCGGGTGGGGCGAGACGCCGTGGTGCTGCCCGCCTCGCTGCCCGTCCTGGTGCGAGCGTCGGGGGCGTCGGCCCGCGACCTGGCCCGTGTGCGGGACGGCGACCTCGCGCACCTGCGGGGACGTGTCGCGGTCAGCGGTTCCCTGGTGATCCTGCGAGCCTCGCAGGTGCGGCCGGCGGCGCAGGCAGGTCCGTCCGGGGCTGCCCGGTCCGTTCGGCACTCGCTGCGGCGGCAGGCACGGCAGGCGACCTCGCACCTGCCCTCGGACGAAGCCGCCCTGGTGCGCGGGATGACCCTCGGGGACACCCGCGGCATGGGGGAGCAGACCGAGGAGATCATGCGCCGGGCAGGGATCTCCCACCTGGTCGCCGTCTCCGGGGCCAACATCGCCCTGGTGCTCGCCGCGGTGCTGGGGCCGCTGCTGCTGTGCGGGGTGCGGCGACGACCCCGGCTGCTGGTCGCCGGGATCGTGCTCGCGGGATACGTGTGGCTGGTGGGGGACGAGCCCAGCGTCCAGCGCGCGGCGACGATGTCGGTCCCGCTGCTGGCCGCCCGCTTCGCCGGGGTGCGAGCCTCCCCGATCGCCGCTCTCGCCCTCACCGTGGCCCTGTGGTCCGTGCTCGACCCCGTCACCGCCGCATCCATCGGGTTCCTGCTCTCCGCCCTGGCGACCGCGGCCATCCTGCTGGCTGCTCCGCCGCTGGCCACCGCTCTGAAGGAGCTCAGCGGCGGCAGGCTCGGCCGCACCGCCGCTCTCGTGCTGGCCGTGCCGCTGGTCGCCCAGCTGGCCTGCACCCCCGTGCTGATCCTGCTCACCCCGGAGGTCTCGGCCTGGGCGGTGCCTGTCAACATCCTGGTGGGCCCCCTGGTGGGACCGTCCACGGTGATCGGGCTGCTCGCCCTGGTGATCGGCACGGTATGGCCCGCTGCAGCCGCCCTGCTGTGGACGCTCGCCGCCGGGGGAGCGCACCTGGTGCTGCTGATCGCGCGGGGGGCTGACGCCCTGCCGGGATCCCGCATCCCCGTCCCCGCCGGAGCCACCGGCGTGCTGCTGGTGCTGGCCGTCCTGCTCGCCGTGGCGATCGCGGTGGCCGCCCGCCGACTGCCCCTGACGCGCTGGGTCGTGGCCGCGCTGCTGGTCGCGGTCCTCGCCCCCGGGGCGGGACGTCTGCTCCCGCTCGGCACGGGACCGGAGTGGACGCTGGCCCTGTGCGCGGTCGGCCAGGGCGACGCCCTGCTGCTGCGCCCGCACCCCGATGACGGGCAGGACAGCACCGTCCTGATCGACACCGGACCCGATCCCGCGATGCTGAGGCGCTGCCTGGACCGATTGCAGGTGCGCGAGATCGACCTGCTGGTGCTCACCCACCCCCATCAGGACCACACCGGGGGCCGGGCGGCGCTGACCGGACGCCGCACCCCGCAGCGACAGTGGATCTGTCCGCTGCCCGGGGCCGCACCGGAATCGGTGCCACGGGTGCCGACCACGGTCGCGACCACGGGGGAGGCCTGGCAGCGTCCCGAGCTCGCCCTGCGCGTGCTGTGGCCGGGCTCCGCCGAGGACGCCCGTCGCGCCAGCGCCGCCGAGCACGGCGGGGGAGAGGGGGACGCCGCCAACGACTGCTCGATCGTGCTCGAGGCGCTCTGGGGCGACGGCACCCGCCTGGTCTCCCTCGGTGACCTCGAACCCACCGCTCAGCAGGAGCTCGCCGCGCTCCGGCCCGGCCCCGCGGACATCGTCAAGGTCGCCCATCACGGCTCCCGGTTCCAGCACGCCCCGCTGTACCGGCAGCTCGACCCCGCTCTCGCGCTGGTGCCCGTCGGCCAGCACAACGACTTCGGCCACCCCACCGAGGAGGCGCTCGGCCTGCTGCACGCCGTCGGCGCCCAGGTGCTGCGCACCGACGTCCACGGCACCGTGGTGCTCCCGGCCGATGACGCCGCCGCGCCGCGCAGCGTCGGCCCGGCCCGATAG
- a CDS encoding ComEA family DNA-binding protein yields the protein MGAHTGSEGPRRGRAGKHRRSGQALVARRDHCAPQRTRRLSLPAPSPSALVGLAVLVLIAVGVVHLSGTGSAVPLQTASTPHDEAFEAASPERTTAAATGAAAPPPPSDPAAAATTDRPEIVVHVSGAVAAPGVVQLPGDARVDDALRAAGGATDEADLSVVNLARPLADGEQIHVPEPGEPPRDRAAAEPGSTGGAQESGSGAPIDLNTAGVAELEELPGVGPAIAQRIVEHREKNGSFTSVESLLEVSGIGPATLEEIRGRATV from the coding sequence ATGGGAGCACATACCGGATCCGAGGGGCCGCGGCGCGGTCGAGCCGGGAAGCATCGCCGGTCCGGGCAGGCGCTGGTGGCGCGCCGGGATCACTGCGCACCGCAGCGGACGCGTCGCCTGAGCCTGCCCGCCCCGTCGCCGTCGGCGCTGGTGGGTCTCGCCGTGCTGGTGCTGATCGCGGTCGGGGTCGTGCATCTGTCCGGCACGGGCTCCGCAGTTCCTCTGCAGACGGCATCGACGCCTCACGACGAGGCGTTCGAGGCCGCCTCCCCGGAACGGACCACCGCCGCTGCGACCGGGGCTGCGGCCCCGCCGCCGCCGTCCGACCCGGCAGCCGCCGCAACCACCGACCGGCCCGAGATCGTGGTCCACGTCTCAGGGGCGGTGGCGGCACCGGGCGTGGTGCAGCTGCCGGGCGATGCCCGCGTCGATGACGCGCTGCGCGCCGCCGGCGGTGCGACGGACGAGGCCGACCTCTCGGTGGTGAACCTGGCCCGCCCCCTCGCCGATGGGGAGCAGATCCACGTCCCGGAGCCGGGTGAGCCTCCCCGCGACCGAGCGGCCGCGGAACCCGGATCCACGGGGGGAGCCCAGGAGTCCGGGAGCGGGGCACCGATCGACCTGAACACCGCCGGCGTCGCCGAGCTCGAGGAGCTGCCCGGGGTGGGGCCGGCGATCGCGCAGCGCATTGTCGAGCATCGGGAGAAGAACGGCTCCTTCACCTCGGTGGAGAGCCTGCTGGAGGTCTCCGGGATCGGACCGGCCACCCTCGAGGAGATCCGCGGACGGGCGACCGTATGA